A genome region from Cognatishimia activa includes the following:
- a CDS encoding COG4315 family predicted lipoprotein, with protein MNRFMIIATAAALSVTACTSYAAGHGHKDVKLSDAGYFTDGHDMTLYTFDKDDAGKSNCNAGCAKAWPPLILEGKADALPEGFSVISRKNGDQQVAYNDQPLYLWVQDKKPGQTTGDGVGGTWHIAKP; from the coding sequence ATGAACCGTTTTATGATTATCGCGACTGCCGCTGCTTTGTCCGTCACCGCCTGCACCTCTTATGCCGCGGGCCATGGCCACAAGGACGTGAAACTGTCGGACGCAGGCTATTTCACCGATGGCCACGACATGACGCTCTATACCTTTGACAAGGACGATGCCGGCAAATCCAACTGCAACGCTGGCTGCGCCAAAGCTTGGCCTCCGCTGATCCTCGAAGGCAAAGCTGACGCACTGCCAGAGGGCTTCAGCGTGATTTCCCGCAAAAACGGCGATCAACAGGTAGCTTATAACGACCAACCGCTGTACCTCTGGGTGCAAGACAAGAAGCCTGGTCAAACGACAGGCGACGGCGTCGGAGGCACCTGGCACATCGCAAAGCCTTAA
- a CDS encoding RNA polymerase sigma factor, with translation MATFDVQLKESLPHLWRYGFSLTRAHHQTDDLVQDTVERGILKRSLWDALHPLRPWLMKIELNIFRDKYRAKARAQEVAMEDDFDIGADDRTIEARSELRAVMKRMNDLPDEQRQPLLLVSIGGLSYAQAAEVLDVPIGTIMSRISRARAFLNKEAAPQVPGIRSAT, from the coding sequence ATGGCCACATTTGATGTGCAGCTTAAGGAGTCGCTCCCGCACCTTTGGAGGTATGGGTTTTCGCTGACCCGTGCGCATCACCAGACAGATGATCTGGTCCAGGACACGGTCGAAAGAGGCATTCTCAAACGCTCCCTCTGGGACGCGCTGCATCCTCTCCGGCCATGGCTCATGAAAATCGAACTCAACATCTTTCGTGACAAATACCGCGCCAAGGCCCGCGCGCAGGAAGTGGCGATGGAGGATGATTTCGACATCGGTGCGGATGATCGCACAATCGAGGCCCGCTCGGAACTGCGTGCTGTGATGAAACGCATGAACGACCTGCCGGACGAGCAACGCCAACCGCTGTTGCTGGTCTCGATTGGCGGTCTCAGCTACGCGCAGGCCGCCGAGGTGCTGGACGTTCCGATTGGGACGATTATGTCTCGGATATCGCGGGCGCGGGCGTTTCTGAACAAAGAAGCGGCCCCTCAGGTGCCCGGCATTCGGAGCGCGACATGA
- a CDS encoding anti-sigma factor family protein yields MTDYRNIEEKISAYLDNQMSEADRAAFEVEMDGNPELVARIERWSATEQLFASSIPTPSDAHLDALLSASTAANTNRWPGLRIAAMLVVFAFGGVGGYGLSQFTTNPQTTIIVQATMGATNSHRVFAAEKRHAVEVTADETEHLQTWLADRMGREMTVPNLSAFGLTFLGGRMLPFDDRAAAQYMYETADGKRVTLFMTRLDQDENTDVQVLEDQGLTSLRWQSGEWVFILTAPLEQQQLAPMQVEVRDTLL; encoded by the coding sequence ATGACGGACTATCGCAACATAGAAGAGAAGATCAGCGCTTATCTGGACAATCAGATGTCTGAGGCGGATCGCGCAGCGTTTGAAGTCGAGATGGATGGTAACCCAGAGTTGGTTGCCCGCATCGAAAGATGGTCTGCGACCGAACAGCTCTTTGCATCGTCCATCCCAACGCCGTCAGATGCCCATTTGGATGCGCTGCTTTCGGCCAGCACGGCAGCCAATACCAATCGATGGCCCGGCCTGCGGATCGCCGCCATGCTCGTGGTCTTCGCCTTCGGCGGGGTCGGGGGCTATGGCCTCAGCCAATTCACGACAAACCCTCAGACCACCATCATCGTGCAGGCCACAATGGGCGCGACCAACTCTCACCGTGTCTTTGCAGCCGAGAAACGCCACGCGGTCGAAGTGACGGCGGATGAGACAGAACATTTGCAAACCTGGCTTGCCGACCGAATGGGCCGCGAAATGACGGTGCCCAACCTCTCGGCCTTTGGTCTGACTTTCCTCGGCGGACGCATGCTGCCCTTTGATGACCGCGCAGCGGCGCAATACATGTATGAAACCGCGGATGGCAAACGCGTAACCCTTTTCATGACCCGTCTGGATCAGGACGAGAACACCGACGTGCAGGTGCTGGAAGACCAAGGCCTCACGTCCCTAAGGTGGCAAAGCGGCGAATGGGTGTTCATTCTGACTGCACCATTGGAGCAACAGCAATTGGCCCCAATGCAGGTCGAAGTGCGCGATACCCTGCTCTGA
- a CDS encoding DUF1127 domain-containing protein, whose translation MANAVSVAPSANPVVAYVRSAISSVQEYLARRAEYNKTVSELQSLSNRELADLGLSRASISSIAYEHAYLK comes from the coding sequence ATGGCTAACGCTGTATCTGTCGCCCCATCCGCAAACCCAGTTGTCGCCTATGTGCGCTCTGCAATTTCCTCCGTTCAAGAATACCTGGCACGCCGCGCGGAATACAACAAAACCGTCTCCGAGCTGCAGTCCCTGAGCAACCGCGAACTGGCCGATCTGGGCCTGTCCCGCGCGTCCATCTCTAGCATCGCTTACGAGCACGCGTACCTGAAGTAA
- a CDS encoding DUF1127 domain-containing protein — MAQAITNIETDFGFARRVQAFIATYREARLEQQKFNETFRELNGLSDRELADIGIRRGDIEDIARAHVAGK; from the coding sequence ATGGCACAGGCCATCACAAACATCGAAACAGATTTTGGCTTTGCACGTCGCGTGCAGGCTTTCATTGCAACCTATCGCGAAGCACGCCTTGAGCAGCAGAAGTTCAATGAAACTTTCCGCGAGCTCAACGGTCTGAGCGACCGCGAACTGGCCGACATCGGTATCCGTCGGGGCGACATCGAAGACATCGCCCGCGCACATGTTGCAGGCAAGTAA
- a CDS encoding RICIN domain-containing protein: MKAVSIALCAMLPVAALAESPALQTPAPVLYLADNLDEPDALGYCLDTVGRGLSDRAHLHSCKPRGGDVQFMHDDQGQIKSATFDDLCLDVSKGFALARCTGGAGQVFTWSDTAELRLASAPDLCLASAPESRRAGRFVARDLVLANCDTTPVALKTWAYLSE; this comes from the coding sequence TGCGCCATGTTGCCGGTAGCAGCTTTGGCCGAGAGTCCAGCGCTGCAGACGCCCGCGCCAGTTTTATATCTGGCCGACAATTTGGATGAGCCTGACGCGCTGGGATATTGCTTGGATACCGTTGGCCGCGGCCTGTCTGATCGCGCGCATTTGCATTCCTGCAAACCTCGCGGCGGGGATGTGCAGTTCATGCATGACGATCAGGGGCAAATCAAATCCGCCACTTTTGACGACCTTTGCCTTGATGTTTCAAAGGGATTTGCGCTGGCTCGTTGCACAGGCGGTGCGGGTCAGGTGTTTACCTGGTCAGACACGGCAGAGCTGCGGCTGGCCTCCGCCCCGGATCTTTGCCTGGCAAGCGCTCCTGAAAGCCGGCGGGCGGGACGGTTTGTCGCGCGCGATCTTGTACTGGCGAACTGCGATACAACCCCTGTCGCCCTAAAGACCTGGGCCTATCTTTCAGAATAA